In Kordia antarctica, the following proteins share a genomic window:
- a CDS encoding HU family DNA-binding protein, translated as MSVNFKVIQRKNPRDLAAAPKSYAIAINSGTVDIDRLAELVGDGSTVRQNDIYAVIIGLVNTIQGELKEGRSVSLGKLGIFSISVSSEGSDTPEEVNANNIKSAKVRYRPGKELKNMLKTLEYSKISS; from the coding sequence GTGACTTGGCAGCAGCACCAAAAAGCTATGCCATTGCAATCAATAGCGGAACTGTAGATATAGACAGACTCGCAGAATTAGTGGGAGACGGTTCCACAGTACGTCAAAATGATATCTATGCCGTTATCATTGGTTTAGTCAACACCATTCAAGGTGAACTCAAAGAAGGGCGTAGTGTAAGCTTGGGCAAACTAGGAATATTTTCCATTTCGGTAAGTAGTGAAGGTTCCGATACGCCCGAAGAAGTAAATGCAAACAATATAAAAAGTGCTAAAGTGCGGTACCGTCCTGGGAAGGAACTCAAGAATATGCTTAAAACATTGGAGTATAGTAAGATTAGTAGTTAG
- a CDS encoding DUF6161 domain-containing protein has product MTLSELKDRIKALPAKKQEGLNNLKVVISYSYINVEQTLTGFVDIYRFLKNQHTDWAKEEVVPEYLETSKAFFKHILENLEKYIENNFEEDRYHKDKKYITNSIKLLKFDKYKSRYVFTSKIPETEFLKSLHNTYPKSVSAAAIFLAGDGIEISTDYSNEGLLTSYDFIGMQQAYEFRLQDNERVRRSELEKKSLEALRDEFNKYIIEAQDTLNKHVQENTKMLQEKTEHIESLINEKEKLYTDWHSKNDLNYTDWLTQTKQSFQTFDEESKQNIKEKEELYTEKLKLEAPATYWRERALKLRKEGNRWMYFLIAVTVIAVVMLGFVLHFISDGTLKELFAANGSAIRWSVVFITFVSFLAFAIRTFAKLMFSAYHLVRDAEEREQLAYVYLALKKEQGIDDTERHLVMQSIFSRADSGLLKADAAPTMPGNILDKLSK; this is encoded by the coding sequence ATGACACTAAGCGAACTTAAAGATAGAATCAAAGCACTACCAGCTAAAAAGCAAGAAGGACTCAATAATTTGAAAGTTGTAATCAGCTACTCTTATATTAATGTAGAACAAACGTTAACAGGGTTTGTTGACATTTATCGCTTTTTGAAGAACCAACACACAGATTGGGCAAAAGAGGAAGTTGTACCTGAATATTTAGAGACTTCAAAAGCTTTTTTTAAACATATTTTAGAGAATTTAGAGAAATACATAGAAAATAATTTTGAGGAAGATCGCTATCATAAAGATAAAAAGTATATCACAAATTCTATAAAGTTATTAAAGTTTGATAAATATAAGTCAAGATATGTATTTACTAGTAAGATTCCAGAAACAGAATTCTTGAAATCCTTACACAATACTTATCCAAAAAGCGTTAGTGCTGCAGCTATATTTCTTGCAGGTGATGGTATTGAAATATCAACTGATTATAGTAATGAAGGATTACTAACATCTTATGATTTCATAGGAATGCAACAAGCGTATGAATTCCGTTTACAAGACAATGAGCGCGTACGAAGAAGCGAACTTGAAAAGAAAAGCTTAGAAGCACTTCGTGATGAATTTAATAAGTACATTATTGAAGCGCAAGATACTCTAAATAAACACGTTCAAGAAAATACCAAAATGCTTCAAGAAAAAACAGAACATATAGAAAGCCTCATTAACGAAAAGGAAAAACTGTACACTGATTGGCATTCAAAAAATGATTTAAATTACACCGACTGGCTCACCCAAACAAAACAATCCTTCCAAACCTTTGACGAAGAAAGCAAACAAAACATCAAAGAAAAAGAAGAACTCTACACTGAAAAACTAAAACTAGAAGCACCAGCAACCTATTGGCGAGAGCGCGCATTAAAACTCCGAAAAGAAGGCAACCGATGGATGTATTTCCTCATTGCTGTTACGGTAATTGCGGTGGTGATGCTTGGGTTTGTATTACATTTTATTTCAGACGGAACACTCAAAGAACTCTTTGCCGCAAATGGTAGTGCCATTCGTTGGTCTGTGGTGTTTATTACATTTGTATCTTTCTTAGCATTTGCCATTCGTACGTTTGCAAAACTTATGTTTAGTGCGTATCACTTGGTACGTGATGCCGAAGAGCGGGAACAATTGGCGTATGTATACCTAGCATTAAAAAAAGAACAAGGTATTGACGATACAGAGCGACACCTCGTTATGCAGTCTATATTTAGTAGAGCAGATTCTGGATTACTCAAAGCGGATGCCGCACCAACAATGCCAGGTAATATATTAGATAAACTGTCCAAATAG